The Candidatus Flexicrinis proximus nucleotide sequence CGGGGACGCGTGGTTCGCTGTCATCATGTTGGGGCTGGTCAACACGTTCGTGGCGTACCTGTTCTTCTACTTCATCATCCGCGAACTGGGCGCGTTCCGCGCGACGAGCGTCACGCACATCGTGCCGGTATTCGGCGTGACGCTGGGCGCGCTGACCGGCGAGACCATCGATATCGTGCTGATCCTGGGCGCGGCGCTGATCCTGTCGGGCATCGCGGTCATCAACCTGGGCGGCAGGGTGTGGTCGTATGGACGGACACGGTTC carries:
- a CDS encoding DMT family transporter, which produces MLGLVNTFVAYLFFYFIIRELGAFRATSVTHIVPVFGVTLGALTGETIDIVLILGAALILSGIAVINLGGRVWSYGRTRFGRGAGALCHRYRQQRKI